The sequence below is a genomic window from Lolium perenne isolate Kyuss_39 chromosome 4, Kyuss_2.0, whole genome shotgun sequence.
acacaatcagatgtcctgtgctctaaaatgttatgagcatataccagaatgattcatgtgatgatcattggacgacagtaagaatatccttgagtactttagaagaaccaaggatatatatattttttgtatggagaaatgacaaacaaatcgctgtaagttgttgcaccgatattagtttggtcacatataaaaatgaaattcaaatctcaattaggctaagtgttgtttaaaaggtagcacaatgagatagaagttgtctatactagatttagatgtgttctaaatattgtgacagattctacaaatgaaggcagagtatgtcattgttttgaaaataacggaggatgttaagtcaagaggttctttgagaacttggtgtagttccgatagtgtcagaactttgaagctatattgtgtatgacaatattagtgacatatttcagaccgcggaattaaggttccaccagaagaccaaacatatttaatgtcgACTAatctggaaaatgagtgatgcgttgagacgcaaatgaattacaaaatacatacgtttctgagcgtgtcagatccgttgactaaaacctctcccgtgagcaaaaacatgataaagcaccggaaggccaaggtgttatatctttacaaatgtaaactagattattaactctagtgcaagtgggagactgttgaagatatgcccaagaggcaataataaaatggttattataatatatctttgtgtttatgataatgtttacataccatgctataattgtattaaccgaaacattgatacatgtgtgttatgtgaacaacaaagagtccctagtaagcctcttgtataactagcttgttgattaatagatgatcatggtttcgtgatcatgaacattggatgttattaataacaaggttatgtcattatatgaatgatgtaatggacacacccaattaagcgtagcataagatcacatcattaagttatttgctataagctttcgatacatagttacctagtcctttcgaccatgagatcatgtaaatcacttataccggaaaggtactttgattacatcaaacgccactgcgtaaatgggtggttataaaggtgggattaagtatccggaaagtatgagttgaggcatatggatcaacagtgggatttgtccatcccgatgacggatagatatactctgggccctctcggtggaatgtcgtctaatagcttgcaagcatatgaatggttcataagagaccacataccacggtacgagtaaagagtacttgtcatgagacgaggttgaacgaggtatagagataccgatgatcaaacctcggacaagtaaaatatcgcgtgacaaagggaatctgtatcatatgtaaatggttcagtcgatcactaaagtcatcgttgaatatgtgggagccattatggatctccagatcccgctattggttattggtcggagagaagtatcaaccatgtctacatagttcgcgaaccgtagggtgacacacttaaggtttgatgtcgtttaagtagatatggaatatggaatggagttcgaagttttgttcggagtctcggatgggatccaggacatcacgaggagttccggaattgtccggagaataagattcatatataggaagtcatattccaagtttggaaatgatctggtgcatttatggcaggttctagaaggttctagaaaagttcggaagaaaggcactatggaaggtggagtcccggagggactccacaagcttggccggccaaaccctaagggaggaatcccaggtgggctccacctgaggtggccggccaccctccctcaaggaaaggtgggaatcccacctagagTGGGACTCCCATCCTGAGcaggtttcccaccaaaggtaggttttggtgttggggtcttattcgaagacttgggatacaactcttggggcttccacctatataatgaggggcataggggaggggccggccacaccaagccctcctaggccgcagccccaagtggccggcgccctagaccccctctcccaaaccctagcgctcctcctccaccacatctcccgcatacgcttagcgaagctccgccggagatctccatcgacaccgccaccacgccgtcgtgctgccgggattccgaggaggatctactacttccgctgcctgctggaacggggagaaggacgtcgtcttcatcaacaccgaacgtgtgaccgagtacggaggtgctgcccgattgtggcaccgtcaagatcttctacgcgcttttgaaagcgacaagtgatcgtctaccgcagcaacgagagcctcctcttgtaggctttggaaatcttcaagggttactctcgttcatcctctcgttgctcccatcttctagattgcatcttggcttggattgcgttctcgcggtaggaattttttttctatgctacgaatccctacaatctCCTGGTTTTCAAAGAACCTGAGATACAGCCTTTGAGCCAATATACTTTCTCTTGAGGAGTGTTTGCCATACTCCCTCCTCGGTAAGTAGCTTAGATAGCCATTTACCGAGTAGGTCCCTATTCTTGACCTAGGATCTTGGATGTCAAGTCCTCCATGGTCTTTGGGGCGACAAAGTACACTCCACTTAGCCAGTCGATACTTACGCTTCTTACTATCCCCTTGCCAGAAGAATCTTGATAAAAAATAATCCAATCTTTTTAAGACTCCTCTAGAAAGTTGGAAGAAAGATATCATATATAGTACCATGTTACTTAGTAGTAAATTGCCTTTCCAACTGCTTATTCTAATATTTAGTCTTTCCTCAACCATTTTTCATTCGGCATTGGTTAGTCTCCGATAATGCATCGGAATACCCAATTACCTAATCGGAATTGGCCTTGCCTACAGCCGAAAAGCTCAGCATATTCTGCAACATGGTCTTAGGcctcaacaaaacaaaacaactcacttttatggaaattgatttttagACCCGGTACCTGCTCAAATGTTGTTAACTTTAGATTTCGAGCTTTTTCGATTTCATGATCCATACAAAtaattgtatcgtcggcatattgatGAATGGACAATCCTCCAACAACAAGATGAGGAATGACCCCTTCAATCTAGCCCTCTGATTTTGTGCGTTCAATCAAAACAACAAGCATATCAGCCACTATATTAAATAGCACTGGCGATAATGGATCTCCCTGTCTTAGTCCCTACTTGGTTTGAAAGTATTTGTCCACATCATCATTGACTTTAATATGCACCTACACACTAAGGCTGAACCCATTTTCCCTTGTTAGTTTCCAGAACTTCTATAGTGTTGCCTACCTTTCCTGTTTTGGGATAAGCTTGTCGACAATGTAAAATTTTAAGCATCTAAGATAGATAGATTTATTGATGTACAATATATTTTTTTCTTCATTGAAAGGCATGCAGATGGCATTGCATTGATAGGACATGCCCATGCGCTCGGGCTGCTAGGTGTTGGCAGCATAGCCAGCATAGGACTTCGATCAGATCTCACACATCTAGTTTGCCTGATAAGTTTACCTCAACACTTCATTACTGCACCTAATTTGTCATTGCGGTTCTTTGCTTCTTTTCTCTCGCATTTATTGCCCTTTTTTTTGTAAATGTGATGTGAACCTTTCATGGATTTGGCGGAGTCTGCATGTGCTATGGAAACAGTACCTTGTGACATATTAATAATAAATTCTAGTTTCTAGGTAATCATTCTTCTCGCTTCTTATCATTTTGAAAGATCTTTACTTTTCTGCTAAACTTTCCGCCTATGCAAACCAATTATGATGAATTATGTTAATGTGGTAGAATGTAGAGGATTGTAGGTACACAAAACTAGTGCGGTATCTCTAGTCTTTTACAAGAACTGTATAAAAGGGTGGCTGGGTTGATAGAGAAAGACGCCATCACTCGTTCTTCTTGATAAAAGATAGGACATACACTCCCAGTTCCTTTTGCTTCCGCGGCATATACTGGTACTTGTGTATTTAATGAGTTTTAGTTTCTTTGCTGGTTTACTGCATTCTTTTTTTCTAATACGGCTATTGCTCCggggtccccccccccccccccccccctaaacttTGTTCTATTTAGACGGTTAGGATCTCTGCTGATACCCCTTCGTGGGTTGACTTAACATGTGTGTTTGGTTCATGGACAAACATGTACATGATGGGATGGGATAAAATATGTTTAATTAACGATTAATAGAAAAAGATAAATATGTCATTAACACACCGGTTAATATGTAATTAATGGGTCCTTTTCCCTTTGTGGTAGAGGCCGGACCTAGCGGGCGGCCGCCTACCCGTGCCTAGCAAGGTCACTACCCGCACATATTTAGCGAGGCCGTTTCTGTCGACTGGGTGTGGCGCAGACGTAGCAAGCTCGTTGCTCGCCACGCCATGGAGGCCGCCGCCGCTGAGCTAGGGAGCCACGTTGAAATCAAGCCCGCCGCTTACCACGCCCTGGAGGTCGCCGATGTCGAGCTGGGGAGCCACATGGAAAAGCAAGCCCACCGCTCGCCGTGATATGGTGGCCGCCGCTGAGCTGGGGAGCCACACATACGATGGTGGAAGGTGTCGGAGTCGCGTCGACGACCATGGATTCTCATACGGCTAGTGAGATTAGTCATGAAATTCACGGATCATATGGTCCAGCCTTTCTCAGAAATATTCGGCTTTTCGGATGGGATCATTCATATTTTCTGGTCACGAACCAAACACACGTTTACCACCTGGACATCGTTCGCAGaggggacaccggagcacagcCCTTCTAATACAGGATGCAAGGTCATCGATATTCTGCTTGATCTTCCATTTAATTTATGTATTTGGAAATGTTTTCTGTATCTATATGGGCACCCAAGTTTACAAAATAAAGAAATTTGATGGATTCTGGATCTTTAGTTACACAAGCTGCTGCATTGTCCTTTTGCCACTTGTTATGCCTTCGTTCTAAAACAGAGAGTTGCACAAAACAGACAGCCAGATTTCCATGTTCCTTACTCACATGTGGTGAGCTTGATTTTCAGAATGAAGTCTAACAACAAGACAGCACAAAGCAGTGATGTTTCTTACGTGTCGAGCATGCTGGCCTGTCGCATTCTCAGGGCAATGCAGCCGACAAGGAGTTTACTTCGTTGGACCGATGACCTCCATAAGATGAGAACTGAGTtccagctcagtggcaaggcaaggcgagtgcgcagccagcccgCCCGGGTTCGAATCCCCATCTCGCGGTAATTTCGCGGGAGGGGCGAACTTTAATCGGGTTATCATCCTAGCGTCTATCCGCGGGGAGAGTCCCATTTCTACCTAACAACATATAGTcaagggagggatcattcccccgttggtcaacgttttATGATCTCCATAAGATCTTCGTGGAAGCTGTAGCGCAACAAGGAGGTCCCTATGGTTTGGTTTCTTGAACTTTGATCCTACAATGTCGAACAATTCATTGTTTGTTCTTTTGATCTGAAATCTCTTGATGAAACCGACGGTGTGTCATTCAACTCTTGCAACTCTTTAGAGGCAAAGCCAACTACGGTGAAGCAGACAATGGAAGCTATGGGAGTCACAGGCCTCACAATCCAGAACATAAAAAGCCACCTCCAAGTACCTCATACGGCCCTACGATCTTGCAGCTTTACACCAGATATAAGATATAACTTGCATCATTCCCGTTCCACAGTGCAGGATCTGAATACACTTTGCTTATTCTTGTGTGCCAGAGATACAGGGAAAAGTGTGATTTAGGAGGTCAACCTCCTCGGGATGTTCGAGGTGCTGCATCACCAATCATGGCAGGACATAATCTGTATGATTCCTATATGCAATCAGATTGTTGGATCCGCATGCTTTTCCTGCTGTGGTCTTTTCTTAGAACACTGACTGACGGATTGTGGTGCTGGTGCATAAGTTCTGAAACATGTTCTGATGCGCAGGACATCTGACAGTGAGATTGTGATGGACAATACCGCAGCTATGCGTATGGCTGAAATGGAGGTATAAATGATTTCTTCAACTGAAGATTTGGAAATTTCTCGTCATTTGTTTCTAATCGAAGCTATGTTTCCTCGTGAATTAGATGGTGAACTATTTTCTTATGGATGACAGGGAGGTACAGTTTTCTTTGCATACCTGCAAATGCACTTGATCTGTATGTGAAGGTGTGATGACAACCTTATATTATCTATGTTGCCTCTTGCAGATGGTGGATAACGAGTTCTCTGCAGACGAGGTGCAGGTACATTCAAATGATCAAATCATGTTTTACCTGTTTCGACTGATCACTGTCTCCCTCACATTAACGAAGTTTTTGATGCTGACACGCGGTAACACTTTGCTACTGTTACATAAAAAAAAATTGATACAGATGATGGAGAACGAACTGATGAATGAAATCAAGGCGTCGCCAGGTTCTCGAAAAGAATTGCAGGCAGCACCTTGTGCTTTCAACGGTGCATGAACCAGCTCATATGCGTAGTAATTCGGCAACAAGAAGAATGGTAGGCTAAGGAAAATGGCAGGACTCAGTCACAGCGCCCTTCCAGTTGCTTATAAAATAAAAAATTTGTTTCCACAAGTTTTTGTATGCAGCAAATCTTTTGATGTGGCTAAATGTACAGAGTTAAGTTCAATCATTAAAAGTTGTGGTCTTCTTTTCCAGTCCGATTGGTAAAACATTTGATTGACTTGGTTGGGGTGCGCCAGGCCTGGGCAGTAGTGCAACACCCAGGCAACACCTGAGGGCCCCAGTGGCAAGCCACTGTGGTGGACCCTCCCCCACAAAAAATAAATTTAATATCGTTGTGGGCACATGGCCCACATATcagatatc
It includes:
- the LOC127293617 gene encoding uncharacterized protein yields the protein MEAAAAELGSHVEIKPAAYHALEVADVELGSHMEKQAHRSPMKSNNKTAQSSDVSYVSSMLACRILRAMQPTRSLLRWTDDLHKMRTEFQLSGKARRVRSQPARIFVEAVAQQGGPYEAKPTTVKQTMEAMGVTGLTIQNIKSHLQRYREKCDLGGQPPRDVRGAASPIMAGHNLTSDSEIVMDNTAAMRMAEMEMVNYFLMDDREMVDNEFSADEVQMMENELMNEIKASPGSRKELQAAPCAFNGA